The Neorhodopirellula lusitana genome contains a region encoding:
- a CDS encoding 2-isopropylmalate synthase codes for MSEPNDSQTETVNTRPIRIFDTTLRDGEQSPGASMNLAEKLEVASALAEMGVDVIEAGFPIASPGDFESVRQIASTVRGSTICGLARCNDKDIDRAWEALKVAPSSRIHVFLATSAIHREFKLRMSTDEIVERAVSGVKRAASYCDDVEFSPEDACRTEHDFLCRVVEAAIDAGATTINVPDTVGYATPSEIYDRFAMLMNRVPNIDKAILSTHCHDDLGMAVANSLAAVSAGAGQIECTINGIGERAGNAALEEVVMAMKTREDFYHLTTNIDTKRLVPMSRLVSKTTGINVQRNKAIVGRNAFAHESGIHQDGMLKERSTYEIMSPEEVGFSKTDLVLGKHSGRAALADRAKQLGYTLTGEQLQEVFDRFKELADKKKEIYDGDIMALVQQQISGPIVAQWSLIDYEVTSARNKTPDVRVTLGHGGQEFTEQVSQGDGPIDAAFWAVEKITGIELVCKDFRVRSATLGRDAIGEVNLEVEHKGRTFRGIGASTDSVESTILAMLNAINRIMVGQDDPAEGDLAHP; via the coding sequence CAACGATTCCCAAACCGAGACCGTCAACACGCGTCCCATCCGAATTTTCGACACCACGCTTCGCGATGGTGAGCAATCACCAGGTGCAAGCATGAACCTGGCGGAAAAGCTGGAAGTCGCTTCGGCTCTAGCGGAAATGGGCGTGGACGTGATCGAAGCCGGTTTCCCGATCGCGTCACCGGGGGACTTTGAATCGGTTCGTCAAATCGCGTCGACCGTTCGCGGCTCAACCATTTGTGGACTGGCTCGATGCAATGACAAGGACATTGATCGTGCTTGGGAAGCCTTGAAGGTGGCTCCGTCCAGCCGGATCCATGTGTTCTTGGCGACCAGCGCCATTCACCGTGAATTCAAGTTGCGGATGTCGACCGATGAAATCGTTGAGCGAGCGGTCTCGGGTGTGAAGCGTGCTGCTTCGTATTGTGACGATGTTGAATTTTCGCCTGAAGATGCCTGCCGTACAGAGCATGATTTCTTGTGCCGCGTAGTGGAAGCGGCGATTGATGCGGGAGCGACCACGATCAATGTTCCTGATACGGTTGGGTATGCCACGCCGAGCGAGATCTATGATCGATTCGCGATGTTGATGAACCGAGTGCCAAACATTGATAAGGCGATTTTGAGCACGCATTGCCACGATGATTTGGGCATGGCGGTGGCCAATTCGTTGGCCGCGGTCTCCGCCGGGGCTGGGCAAATCGAGTGCACGATCAACGGTATCGGTGAACGGGCCGGCAACGCGGCTCTGGAAGAGGTCGTGATGGCGATGAAGACGCGTGAGGACTTCTATCACCTGACGACTAATATTGATACCAAGCGATTGGTGCCGATGAGCCGTTTGGTTAGCAAGACCACGGGGATCAACGTGCAACGCAACAAAGCGATTGTCGGTCGCAATGCGTTCGCACATGAGTCCGGCATTCACCAAGATGGGATGCTGAAGGAACGCAGCACCTACGAGATCATGTCACCCGAAGAAGTTGGTTTTTCAAAGACTGACCTGGTGTTGGGCAAACACAGCGGACGAGCAGCGTTGGCCGATCGTGCCAAGCAGTTGGGCTACACGCTGACTGGCGAGCAGTTGCAAGAAGTCTTTGACCGCTTCAAAGAGTTGGCTGACAAGAAGAAAGAAATCTACGATGGCGACATCATGGCGTTGGTTCAACAACAGATCAGCGGCCCGATCGTGGCTCAGTGGAGTTTGATCGACTACGAAGTGACCAGTGCCAGAAACAAGACGCCGGATGTGCGGGTGACCCTGGGGCACGGTGGCCAGGAGTTCACGGAACAGGTTTCGCAAGGGGATGGACCGATTGATGCTGCTTTTTGGGCGGTGGAAAAGATCACCGGAATCGAGCTGGTTTGCAAAGACTTCCGTGTCCGGAGTGCCACTTTGGGACGCGACGCCATCGGGGAAGTGAACCTGGAAGTGGAACACAAAGGACGCACTTTCCGCGGGATTGGTGCCAGTACGGATAGTGTGGAGAGCACTATCTTGGCGATGCTCAATGCGATCAACCGCATCATGGTTGGGCAAGATGATCCCGCTGAAGGCGATCTAGCACATCCTTGA
- a CDS encoding helix-turn-helix domain-containing protein — translation MIDADGQVAFLSAAMRQRLGRDNLGIGDPIPDAMAKALQPAPHAWRIENQDRGHQTCRLTIPLTGTDPGIHADLAAHAERAVHAEGVSITATAHFIRLASPPASAKTSDPASATTSSSKLVDTPAANGLILGCLGDFLPDADVPWEVWFASDGVRQAAQVAEQIKRVQADQKSRSRMLLAGDSLTSRRLRDRVNFAGQMRCHVALVGPRGSGATDLAVCIHHQSRANPDEPYVCLDAALMDAELLEVYASPAIAPLSHTQDLSSTLCLERLEEMPADGQQRLAQWLESWPDRLRLIGLIESSSQHTPDDDHAINANAVDTKLLPALADAMSLMRIELPTLASRTTDLAMIAQSLVETARLSRDAIQLIESYPWPGQWNEMLSAMQFAKQAVRGDRVMREHLPLAIRSFHAPSKGSVAVIQSENNIHIGPSPEPPQAFQIESLDKAVQIYESELIAKAMIAADGNKAEAARRLGISRARLLRKLADG, via the coding sequence TTGATCGATGCCGATGGGCAGGTTGCGTTCCTGTCCGCCGCGATGCGTCAGCGTCTGGGGCGAGACAACCTGGGCATCGGTGATCCAATCCCCGATGCCATGGCCAAGGCTCTTCAGCCAGCACCGCATGCTTGGCGAATTGAGAATCAGGATCGCGGTCATCAAACCTGCCGCCTGACCATCCCACTCACCGGGACCGATCCTGGCATCCATGCAGATCTGGCCGCCCACGCGGAACGCGCCGTTCACGCCGAAGGTGTGTCCATCACGGCAACGGCTCATTTCATCCGGCTTGCCAGTCCACCCGCGAGTGCAAAAACCAGTGACCCGGCAAGCGCAACGACAAGTTCATCCAAGCTGGTCGACACGCCGGCAGCCAATGGCTTGATACTCGGCTGCTTAGGCGATTTTCTGCCCGACGCCGATGTGCCTTGGGAAGTTTGGTTCGCCAGCGATGGTGTTCGCCAAGCCGCCCAGGTTGCTGAACAAATCAAACGCGTTCAAGCAGATCAAAAATCTCGATCGCGAATGCTGCTTGCCGGCGACTCGCTGACATCGCGGCGTCTACGAGACCGCGTCAACTTCGCCGGTCAAATGCGTTGCCATGTTGCCTTGGTCGGTCCGCGCGGCAGCGGAGCGACGGACTTGGCCGTCTGCATCCATCACCAGTCTCGAGCGAACCCCGACGAACCCTACGTTTGCCTGGACGCAGCCTTAATGGATGCGGAACTTTTGGAAGTCTACGCGTCGCCAGCGATCGCACCGCTCTCCCACACACAAGATCTATCCAGCACACTGTGCCTGGAACGTCTCGAAGAAATGCCCGCCGACGGGCAACAACGACTGGCCCAATGGCTGGAATCCTGGCCCGACCGGTTGCGATTGATCGGATTAATCGAAAGCTCGTCCCAGCACACACCAGATGACGATCACGCAATCAACGCTAACGCGGTCGACACCAAACTATTGCCAGCGCTCGCCGACGCGATGAGCCTGATGCGGATTGAATTGCCAACGCTTGCCTCGCGAACAACGGACCTGGCAATGATCGCGCAGAGCTTGGTGGAAACAGCTCGACTTTCGCGAGACGCAATCCAGCTGATCGAATCCTATCCCTGGCCCGGCCAGTGGAATGAAATGCTTTCAGCAATGCAGTTCGCCAAACAAGCGGTCCGCGGTGACCGAGTCATGCGAGAACACTTGCCCTTGGCGATCCGTTCGTTTCACGCACCATCCAAAGGCTCGGTCGCGGTCATTCAATCCGAAAACAACATCCACATCGGACCATCCCCTGAACCGCCTCAAGCGTTTCAGATTGAGTCACTCGACAAAGCAGTACAAATCTACGAGTCCGAGCTAATCGCCAAAGCGATGATCGCAGCGGATGGCAATAAGGCCGAAGCCGCTCGCCGACTCGGAATCAGCCGTGCTCGCTTGCTGCGGAAACTCGCCGATGGCTGA
- a CDS encoding calmodulin-binding protein: protein MSASQPTEASAQGGVPGYGAQSPQGYGAMGPGQQPAFGQAWGSSAANVDWNRFYHYPYVYYPQNFYSQDYFKSSDSLYHRYPQEMRIPVYNKQWHNYYPSNRRFHSGHHFILDTF, encoded by the coding sequence ATGTCGGCAAGTCAGCCTACCGAAGCGTCCGCTCAAGGCGGTGTTCCGGGCTACGGTGCCCAAAGCCCACAAGGTTACGGAGCAATGGGGCCAGGCCAACAACCGGCATTCGGTCAAGCGTGGGGCAGTTCAGCGGCGAATGTCGACTGGAACCGCTTCTACCACTACCCCTACGTTTATTACCCCCAAAACTTCTACAGCCAAGACTACTTCAAGAGTTCGGATAGCTTGTATCATCGTTATCCCCAAGAGATGAGAATCCCGGTCTACAATAAGCAGTGGCACAATTACTATCCAAGTAATCGCCGCTTCCACAGTGGCCACCACTTCATCCTCGATACATTCTAA
- a CDS encoding BatD family protein yields MALLAMLLLGMSVAGAAEVNARLSSGQAYVDAPLTLQISIQNVGEFEPPNVPAVDGLEIEYAGAARQSSQQFMINGRVSRRQSVTLQYAVTPRREGVFEIPAMEVSVDGQIVKTSPIGFVASVSETDDLMFVEIEGKQDKVYVGQPLELVLKIWVQPYRDDELDYTLTEAEVWNLISRRSAWGPFQERMDEMTDRRQRPGGEPVVHANADGESKRYFLYEIETTFYPNKPGRIDADGVRIVVNYPVELQLERQRSMLDDFFGGGFGPGMGDPFESGSRMRLTIAKSRPISEAASVDATKIIPIPSEGRPASFQGAVGRYQVRANTDLKQVAAGDPITLQFGISGDGPLDSLQSPPLDSLREKFRMDGQPLAGFVQDGVKYFTTTIRPIEETVSEVPAIEMSFFDPEKEEFETVMTEPIPITVLPAEKLAMDAIVGSDKPDGSESSVTSLQTPSALAWSPLNWMMSNSAEPTVLRNQQPSSLLSWLAWIYLTPACLFVVGMAIRGRKSLAALARLFRSAKQRAERRLQDVSQPVEIPAVLCNYVLVAFPLGRGNNNQDWQACLGTLRSGGHSGLAAELESLAYRCKNSPATREATNLLVEEANRWIENAETARLKRRVLTSARASKARVAAVGGMEKSSAGPPSAGPRSAGNSVAGVVLLLAVLCVGNGSAFAASGVVLLSPDQQGTLLREADEIYRNAAKLPVAESGDSDTKREAGDESPSDKDDGSVAREAFRTAAMKYEQVIDSGVQNAAMYRNLANASFRGGQLGKAIVNYRRAEAFEPLSVKNQASLLAAQVRAGVPVAQWHMPLVWMVVGGVFAWLGWSLLVRALIGGKRTLAIAGLLSLIVSLACLGMVLRQTTFGPGHQAIVVVDQLDVRIGDGEDFEIASRLDGTEGTVVELQQQRGDWSEIVTADSVRGWVPMTAVQQISPLGLARPE; encoded by the coding sequence ATGGCTTTGCTAGCGATGCTCTTGCTAGGGATGTCCGTTGCCGGGGCGGCGGAAGTCAACGCCCGCCTGTCCAGCGGCCAGGCTTACGTGGACGCTCCACTGACCTTGCAGATTTCAATTCAAAACGTGGGTGAGTTTGAGCCGCCGAATGTTCCGGCCGTCGATGGTTTGGAGATCGAATACGCCGGTGCCGCTCGTCAGTCTTCGCAACAGTTCATGATCAACGGACGCGTTTCACGACGCCAGTCGGTCACGTTGCAATACGCAGTCACCCCGCGGCGAGAGGGAGTGTTTGAGATCCCGGCGATGGAGGTTTCGGTTGACGGGCAGATTGTCAAAACGAGTCCAATTGGTTTTGTTGCTTCGGTCAGCGAGACCGACGATTTGATGTTCGTCGAAATCGAAGGGAAACAGGACAAGGTTTACGTCGGTCAGCCACTGGAGCTGGTGTTGAAGATCTGGGTTCAGCCTTACCGCGATGACGAGCTGGATTACACGTTGACCGAAGCAGAAGTCTGGAACTTGATTTCACGGCGGAGTGCCTGGGGGCCTTTCCAGGAACGCATGGACGAGATGACCGATCGGCGGCAACGGCCTGGTGGCGAACCAGTCGTACACGCGAACGCCGATGGCGAATCGAAACGCTATTTTCTGTACGAGATTGAAACCACTTTCTATCCGAATAAGCCAGGCCGCATTGATGCGGATGGCGTTCGGATTGTTGTCAACTATCCCGTGGAACTGCAGTTGGAACGCCAGCGAAGCATGTTGGATGATTTCTTCGGGGGCGGTTTTGGGCCTGGCATGGGCGATCCGTTTGAGTCGGGCTCAAGGATGCGGTTGACGATCGCTAAGTCGAGACCGATTAGTGAGGCTGCGAGTGTGGATGCGACGAAGATCATTCCGATCCCAAGCGAAGGCCGACCAGCGTCTTTTCAAGGTGCCGTGGGACGCTACCAAGTACGAGCGAATACGGATTTGAAACAGGTTGCCGCTGGTGATCCCATCACTTTGCAGTTCGGTATCTCGGGTGACGGCCCGTTGGACAGTTTGCAGTCGCCGCCGCTGGATTCGTTGCGGGAGAAGTTCCGTATGGACGGTCAGCCACTGGCTGGTTTCGTCCAAGATGGCGTGAAGTACTTTACGACTACCATCCGGCCGATCGAGGAGACCGTCAGTGAGGTTCCGGCGATCGAGATGAGTTTCTTTGATCCGGAAAAAGAAGAATTTGAAACCGTGATGACTGAGCCGATTCCGATCACGGTTCTGCCGGCGGAGAAACTAGCCATGGACGCGATTGTGGGCTCCGACAAACCGGACGGGTCGGAATCATCGGTGACGTCGTTGCAGACACCATCGGCATTGGCTTGGTCGCCGCTGAACTGGATGATGAGCAATTCGGCGGAACCGACCGTTCTGCGAAACCAGCAACCCTCATCGTTGCTCAGTTGGTTGGCCTGGATCTATCTAACGCCCGCGTGTTTGTTTGTCGTTGGGATGGCGATTCGTGGTCGCAAAAGTCTGGCCGCTTTGGCGAGACTGTTTCGTTCGGCGAAGCAACGAGCGGAGCGGCGTCTTCAGGACGTTTCGCAGCCGGTGGAGATCCCAGCGGTGCTTTGCAACTACGTCCTGGTTGCGTTCCCGCTGGGTCGTGGCAATAACAATCAAGATTGGCAGGCCTGTTTAGGGACACTGCGGTCAGGCGGGCATTCTGGCTTGGCGGCTGAATTGGAATCGCTGGCCTACCGATGCAAGAATTCGCCGGCGACTCGTGAGGCGACGAATTTGCTTGTGGAAGAAGCCAATCGCTGGATTGAGAACGCGGAAACGGCACGGTTAAAGCGGCGCGTGTTGACGAGCGCTCGTGCTTCGAAAGCGAGAGTTGCCGCAGTGGGAGGCATGGAGAAGTCCTCGGCGGGGCCACCGTCGGCTGGTCCACGGTCGGCTGGGAACTCCGTGGCGGGTGTGGTCTTGCTGTTGGCGGTTTTGTGTGTCGGAAACGGATCGGCGTTTGCCGCCAGCGGAGTTGTGTTGTTGAGTCCGGATCAGCAGGGAACGTTGTTGCGGGAGGCGGACGAGATCTACCGGAATGCAGCCAAGTTGCCGGTGGCTGAATCGGGTGACAGCGATACCAAGAGGGAAGCAGGCGACGAAAGTCCAAGCGACAAGGACGACGGTTCTGTGGCACGCGAAGCGTTTCGGACCGCTGCGATGAAATACGAACAAGTCATCGATAGCGGAGTTCAGAATGCGGCCATGTATCGTAATCTTGCCAATGCGTCTTTCCGCGGCGGTCAACTTGGCAAAGCGATTGTGAACTATCGCCGGGCTGAGGCTTTTGAACCGCTAAGCGTGAAGAACCAAGCAAGTTTACTAGCGGCCCAGGTCCGTGCCGGAGTTCCGGTGGCGCAGTGGCACATGCCGCTGGTATGGATGGTGGTCGGTGGCGTTTTCGCGTGGTTAGGTTGGAGCTTACTCGTTCGAGCTTTGATTGGCGGGAAGCGGACACTGGCAATCGCAGGCTTGTTGTCGCTAATTGTGTCTCTGGCGTGTCTCGGCATGGTGCTACGGCAAACCACATTTGGGCCTGGGCATCAGGCGATCGTTGTGGTTGATCAGCTGGATGTTCGAATCGGAGACGGAGAAGATTTTGAGATCGCGTCCAGACTCGACGGAACCGAAGGAACCGTCGTTGAACTGCAACAGCAACGTGGCGATTGGAGTGAGATTGTTACTGCGGACTCGGTCCGGGGTTGGGTTCCAATGACTGCGGTGCAGCAAATTTCTCCACTCGGGCTCGCACGCCCGGAATGA
- a CDS encoding amidohydrolase family protein yields the protein MSVQLRITPILLSLFLIPCLTTQAQTTPTTAPTETTPAKRGPSKREPSKRSRTAEAKGTDVSVRDYAPVSQLKVPSTDLQHAKMPVVDVHTHFFYRMRHNREALVDFVKTMDRNSIAVCASLDGKLGSQLDEHIQYLWTDYRDRFVIYTNVDWQGDGQKDDPASWACQRPGFAERTAQEIRDAVKLGVSGLKIFKRFGLSYRNPDGTLMQLDDPRWDPIWAVCGELKIPVIIHTADPAAFFEPIDAKNERWEELSRHPNWSFYGDEFPSREELFAARNRVVQRHPDTTFIGAHIANNAEDLATVSRWLEKYPNLVVEIASRISELGRQPYTAREFLIRYADRVLYGTDGPQPESRLRLYWRFLETHDEYFPYSEKSPPPQGFWNIYGVHLPDDVLKKIYHANAARIIPGVRARVEKFAAPQSLEPNPGPSPQ from the coding sequence ATGTCAGTGCAACTCCGAATCACACCGATCTTGCTGTCGCTGTTTTTGATCCCCTGTCTGACAACGCAGGCCCAAACAACACCAACGACAGCCCCAACGGAAACAACTCCAGCCAAACGTGGCCCAAGTAAACGAGAGCCCTCCAAGCGTTCTCGTACCGCTGAGGCAAAGGGGACTGATGTTTCCGTCCGCGACTACGCCCCGGTGTCACAACTCAAGGTGCCGTCCACCGATTTGCAACACGCCAAGATGCCAGTCGTTGATGTACACACGCACTTCTTCTATCGCATGCGACACAACCGCGAAGCCCTTGTCGACTTCGTTAAGACAATGGACCGCAACAGTATCGCGGTCTGCGCATCCTTAGATGGCAAACTAGGCAGCCAACTCGACGAGCACATCCAGTACCTTTGGACTGATTACCGTGACCGTTTCGTCATCTACACCAACGTCGACTGGCAAGGCGACGGTCAGAAAGACGACCCAGCATCATGGGCATGCCAGCGTCCCGGCTTCGCAGAACGAACCGCACAAGAAATTCGTGATGCGGTCAAACTTGGCGTTTCCGGCCTGAAAATCTTCAAACGTTTCGGTCTCTCCTATCGCAATCCGGACGGCACCTTGATGCAGTTAGACGATCCGCGTTGGGATCCGATCTGGGCGGTTTGCGGCGAACTGAAGATCCCTGTCATCATCCACACCGCCGACCCCGCCGCGTTCTTTGAACCAATCGACGCCAAAAATGAACGCTGGGAAGAACTATCGCGTCATCCCAACTGGAGCTTCTATGGTGACGAATTCCCGTCCCGTGAAGAGCTTTTCGCCGCTCGCAATCGAGTCGTTCAGCGGCACCCTGACACCACGTTCATCGGCGCTCACATCGCCAACAATGCCGAAGACCTGGCCACCGTCAGCCGGTGGCTCGAAAAATACCCCAACCTGGTCGTTGAAATTGCGTCCCGCATCAGCGAACTGGGGCGTCAACCCTACACTGCACGCGAGTTCTTAATCCGCTATGCCGATCGAGTTCTATATGGAACGGATGGCCCACAACCGGAATCCCGTTTGCGACTGTACTGGCGATTCCTAGAAACCCATGACGAGTACTTTCCTTACAGCGAGAAATCTCCGCCGCCGCAAGGTTTCTGGAATATCTACGGTGTTCACTTGCCCGACGACGTGCTCAAAAAAATTTATCACGCCAACGCTGCTCGGATCATTCCGGGCGTGCGAGCCCGAGTGGAGAAATTTGCTGCACCGCAGTCATTGGAACCCAACCCCGGACCGAGTCCGCAGTAA
- a CDS encoding 3-hydroxyacyl-CoA dehydrogenase family protein: protein MIEPAKPSSQLQVLLVGAGVVGRAIALDHLLAGIPVWMADRDLSTLSESCDWVLQRSNSTAESASPWGARIDLPIVCIRPTELISMESPDVPQWLVIESIAEKLEIKQAFFADAETWFDRAPILTTNTSTLSINQIASSMTSPERLCGLHFFMPVVDRHAAEIIPNINTAPDVTQACQQHAQRLSKSPLLVADGPGFVVNRMLSPYLNLAMSLLCEGVSADIIEQAARRYGMPMSPLSLVDLIGPRTAFDGGRIVWQAFPQRMDPSPLLPAIVKRKIPGVSGGNGFFTYDSKGNRVGNALTAEVTELTQRYHRNSFPMENRSDTEIAERVAELFAAVMRLEAIAIERDGIADAPTIDAAMRGGLGWRSDEKFPEDIDPNSIDSSGVWPNESWSSNETPITCISEQRVTQLATEHPNIKSVQPLI, encoded by the coding sequence ATGATTGAGCCAGCGAAACCGAGCTCGCAACTACAGGTGCTATTGGTCGGTGCCGGTGTGGTTGGACGAGCAATCGCACTGGACCACCTGCTTGCCGGAATCCCGGTTTGGATGGCAGATCGAGATCTGTCCACATTGAGCGAAAGCTGTGATTGGGTACTGCAACGCAGCAACTCGACAGCGGAATCGGCATCACCTTGGGGTGCCCGAATCGACCTGCCGATCGTCTGCATCCGCCCCACTGAACTGATCTCGATGGAGTCACCTGACGTTCCCCAGTGGCTCGTGATTGAGTCCATTGCGGAAAAGCTGGAGATCAAGCAAGCCTTCTTTGCCGATGCGGAAACGTGGTTCGACCGGGCTCCCATTTTGACGACCAACACTTCCACGCTGTCGATCAACCAAATCGCTTCGTCGATGACGTCGCCCGAGCGGCTTTGCGGCTTGCATTTCTTCATGCCGGTGGTCGACCGCCATGCCGCCGAGATCATCCCGAACATTAACACCGCCCCGGACGTCACCCAGGCATGTCAACAACACGCCCAGCGACTCTCCAAGTCACCACTGTTGGTCGCCGATGGCCCTGGCTTCGTCGTCAACCGCATGCTGTCACCGTATCTGAACTTGGCCATGAGTCTGCTTTGCGAAGGCGTTAGCGCGGACATCATCGAACAAGCCGCACGACGGTACGGCATGCCCATGTCGCCGCTTTCACTGGTCGATCTAATCGGTCCTCGCACGGCGTTCGATGGCGGCCGGATCGTCTGGCAAGCCTTCCCGCAACGAATGGATCCGTCTCCCTTACTTCCCGCCATCGTCAAGAGAAAAATCCCAGGTGTTTCCGGTGGTAACGGTTTCTTCACCTACGATTCCAAGGGAAACCGCGTCGGCAACGCTTTGACCGCTGAGGTCACTGAGCTTACCCAACGCTACCATCGAAATTCCTTCCCGATGGAAAATCGCTCAGACACTGAGATTGCCGAACGTGTCGCCGAACTGTTCGCCGCCGTGATGCGACTCGAAGCGATCGCGATCGAGCGAGACGGAATCGCCGACGCCCCAACCATTGATGCCGCGATGCGAGGCGGCTTAGGTTGGCGTTCGGATGAAAAATTCCCCGAAGACATTGATCCAAACAGCATTGATTCCAGTGGAGTTTGGCCCAATGAATCTTGGTCCAGCAACGAGACACCCATCACCTGCATTTCCGAGCAACGAGTCACGCAACTCGCAACGGAACACCCTAACATTAAATCCGTTCAACCATTGATCTAA
- a CDS encoding YdjY domain-containing protein translates to MSFFASPLRPFPAPHTSLPSTKRILTFALIGVGLLGVCITAGCRKSEPPASPPPATATETPASQSSETDAGSAPDLVSASPKSPNTNTRKAETAAPKTAGSNPDSAESAESSNSQPTDAVASASNEMQSQASKSAANTDKADAKQANAELTTAPQSLPKNESLDGQPLTTEELEEEYVPDPEILAELEAQRQALRRIADTYDPPPGATQLGKQPDLWVDMKAKRIYVDGYVSMRRGPLEMLACPVGTKEHESVIALFAKSSEVHAALLAIGAQSGTTARWVPEFQPPTGQPISIWIVYREHEPTGDDQPTEDEPRIRQFVPGKELHVADARDWVRNVETQESLKESWVFSGSEFWTDPEENIEHYSADAGDMICVSNFSTAMMDVPFASSADAGNLLFQPFSERVPEPGTPVRLVLVPQPFPGSKPTSNPSIDPKTPPDPSVLPSAQNTTTGQEGESEDANAGDKDEPDA, encoded by the coding sequence ATGAGTTTTTTCGCTTCGCCGCTCCGCCCATTCCCAGCCCCACACACCTCGCTTCCATCCACGAAGCGAATCCTCACTTTTGCTTTGATCGGAGTCGGTTTGCTCGGCGTCTGCATCACTGCGGGCTGCCGCAAGTCCGAGCCACCAGCGTCTCCGCCGCCCGCAACCGCTACAGAGACGCCCGCGTCCCAGTCGTCCGAAACCGATGCTGGCTCGGCGCCAGACTTGGTATCCGCGTCCCCAAAATCGCCAAACACCAACACCAGGAAAGCCGAAACGGCTGCCCCCAAGACCGCCGGCTCCAACCCCGATTCCGCCGAGTCGGCCGAGTCGAGCAATTCCCAACCAACGGATGCGGTCGCCTCCGCCTCCAACGAAATGCAATCCCAGGCATCGAAGTCCGCTGCCAATACGGATAAAGCAGACGCCAAACAAGCAAACGCCGAATTAACGACCGCCCCCCAATCCTTACCCAAGAACGAATCGCTGGACGGCCAGCCGCTCACAACGGAAGAGCTGGAAGAGGAATACGTCCCCGATCCTGAAATCCTGGCCGAACTGGAAGCTCAACGACAAGCACTTCGCCGCATCGCTGACACCTACGATCCGCCACCCGGCGCCACTCAACTGGGTAAGCAACCCGACCTATGGGTCGACATGAAAGCGAAACGCATTTACGTCGATGGCTATGTCTCGATGCGTCGCGGACCACTCGAGATGCTGGCTTGCCCCGTCGGCACCAAAGAACACGAATCCGTCATCGCGTTGTTTGCCAAAAGCAGCGAAGTCCACGCCGCGCTGCTGGCCATCGGTGCCCAAAGCGGCACCACCGCTCGCTGGGTCCCTGAATTCCAACCGCCCACCGGCCAACCCATTTCGATCTGGATTGTTTATCGCGAACACGAGCCAACCGGCGACGACCAACCCACCGAAGATGAACCTCGCATCCGACAATTCGTGCCCGGCAAGGAACTGCATGTTGCCGACGCCCGCGACTGGGTGCGGAACGTGGAAACGCAAGAATCGTTGAAAGAATCCTGGGTCTTTTCAGGAAGCGAGTTCTGGACCGATCCGGAAGAAAACATCGAGCACTACTCGGCCGACGCCGGCGACATGATCTGTGTCTCCAATTTCTCGACAGCCATGATGGATGTCCCTTTCGCCAGTAGCGCCGACGCCGGCAACCTTCTCTTCCAACCGTTCAGCGAACGTGTCCCCGAACCCGGCACCCCTGTTCGCTTGGTTCTCGTCCCCCAACCTTTCCCCGGTTCAAAGCCAACCTCAAACCCAAGCATCGATCCGAAAACCCCACCCGATCCTTCGGTTCTGCCATCGGCTCAAAACACGACAACCGGCCAAGAGGGTGAGTCCGAAGATGCAAACGCTGGTGACAAGGATGAACCAGACGCATGA